The window TTGTGTACGCCCTTCCGTGAATTTGTCTTCAACCCCCATACGGCGGGCAATTTGCGTGCACATCTCGTACACCGTTTTGCTTTCGAAACGCGGCTCAATAGCTTGGCTCGCAAAAATCACATAACCCATATTACTGGCTGCACCATCAAGACAAAAATCCATTTGTTCAGATGCCGTGCAATCTGGCAGAAGGATATCCGCATATTTTGCCGATGCTGTCATGTGGTTATCAATCACCACAATCATTTCACATTTTTTATCATCCTGAAGAATATCGTGCGTCTTATTAATGTCAGAATGCTGGTTAATCAGGCTATTACTGGCGTAGTTCCAAATAAATTTAATCGGCACATCCAGTTTATCTTTACCGCGAACACCATCGCGGGTTGCTGTCATTTCAGGACCACGTTCAATCGCATCGGTCCATAAGAATACAGAAATACTGGTTTTAACGGGGTTCTCAAGTGTTGGCATCCGCTCAAAAGGAATATCGTAATTTCCTTCACGTGCCCCGGTGTTTCCCCCGCTGATCCCCACATTCCCCGTTAAGATTGGCAGCATGGCAATCGCTCGTGCAGTTTGTTCGCCGTTAGAATGGCGTTGAGGTCCCCAGCCTTGGCTAATATAAGCCGGTTTGGCACTACCTATTTCACGCGCTAGCTTGATAATTTTATCGGCAGGGATACCAGTGATTTTGGCAGCCCATTGTGGCGTTTTCTCAATGCCATCGTCCCCTTGCCCCAAAATATACGCTTTATAATGACTATTTTTCGGCGCATTCGCGGGGAGCGTTTTTTCATCATAACCAACGCAATATTTGTCTAAGAATGGCTGGTCAACCATATTTTCGCTAATCAACACATGAGCAAGCCCCGCCACTAATGCAGCATCCGTTCCTGGGCGGATTGGGATCCATTCATCTTCACGCCCTGCGGCTGTATCTGTGTATCGAGGGTCGATCACAATCATTCGGGCATTTGAGCGCTCACGGGCTTGTTCCAACTGATAAGTAATCCCACCACCGCTCATACGAGTTTCTGCGGGGTTATTTCCAAATAACACCACTAATTTTGAATTTTCAATATCAGAAATGCTGTTACCCGCACCACTCCCGTAGGTATACGGCATTGCACAGCTGATTTGCGCCGTACTGTATGTTCCATAGTGATTTAAGTACCCCCCCATACAGTTCATTAAACGCGCAATGGGTGAGTTCGCAGGTGGCCATGAACGTGCAACAGTACCGCCTAAGGTCCCGGTACCATAGTTTAAATAGACGGCTTCATTGCCATAATCCGCAATAATGCGTTTTAGATTACCGCTAATCAGATCGTAAGCTTCTTCCCAACTGATTTGCTTAAATTTTCCCTCGCCACGCGCACCAACACGCAACATTGGATATTTTAAACGGTCAGGGTTATACACACGGCGACGCATAGAACGCCCGCGCAAACAGGCTTTGACTTGGTGTTTGTCACCATAAACATCATCCCCTGTATTATCGGTTTCAACGTATTTGATTTCACCATCCACCACGTGCATTCGCAATGGACACCGA of the Providencia rettgeri genome contains:
- a CDS encoding DMSO/selenate family reductase complex A subunit, which translates into the protein MDKALSDGILQSEISRRKLMQTSTVGGLALASGALSLPFSHVANANEAASTPEEKIVWSACTVNCGSRCPLRMHVVDGEIKYVETDNTGDDVYGDKHQVKACLRGRSMRRRVYNPDRLKYPMLRVGARGEGKFKQISWEEAYDLISGNLKRIIADYGNEAVYLNYGTGTLGGTVARSWPPANSPIARLMNCMGGYLNHYGTYSTAQISCAMPYTYGSGAGNSISDIENSKLVVLFGNNPAETRMSGGGITYQLEQARERSNARMIVIDPRYTDTAAGREDEWIPIRPGTDAALVAGLAHVLISENMVDQPFLDKYCVGYDEKTLPANAPKNSHYKAYILGQGDDGIEKTPQWAAKITGIPADKIIKLAREIGSAKPAYISQGWGPQRHSNGEQTARAIAMLPILTGNVGISGGNTGAREGNYDIPFERMPTLENPVKTSISVFLWTDAIERGPEMTATRDGVRGKDKLDVPIKFIWNYASNSLINQHSDINKTHDILQDDKKCEMIVVIDNHMTASAKYADILLPDCTASEQMDFCLDGAASNMGYVIFASQAIEPRFESKTVYEMCTQIARRMGVEDKFTEGRTQEEWLRHLYEISREKLPELPDFETFQQQGIYKKMNPQGHVVAHKAFREDPIANPLNTPSGKIEIYSSRLADIAKTWTLEEGDLISAIPMYSPGFESHEDKLTEQYPLQLSGFHYKSRVHSTYGNVDVLKAACLQEMWINPIDAARRNIKNGDMVRIFNDRGEVRINAKVTPRIIPGVVAMGEGAWYAPDENKIDHGGSLNVLTTQRPSPLAKGNPQHSNLVEVARV